The Alosa sapidissima isolate fAloSap1 chromosome 8, fAloSap1.pri, whole genome shotgun sequence genome contains a region encoding:
- the LOC121714713 gene encoding interferon-induced protein 44-like, with the protein MSYYYFTSEIPQVVLLTKVDVACPHVKENIKQIYKSRAIFHKAQACSNAFGVPMSCIFPVKNYDKEKQLDPDVDAVLLFTLREILSFANDCEGDQGA; encoded by the exons AtgagttattattattttacttcAGAGATCCCTCAGGTGGTCTTGTTGACAAAAGTGGACGTGGCTTGTCCTCATGTGAAGGAGAACATCAAACAAATCTACAAGAGTCGGGCAATCTTCCATAAG GCACAAGCATGTAGTAATGCCTTTGGAGTCCCCATGAGCTGCATCTTCCCAGTGAAGAACTATGACAAGGAGAAGCAGCTCGACCCTGATGTGGATGCAGTGCTGCTGTTTACACTGAGAGAGATCCTGAGCTTTGCCAACGACTGTGAAGGAGATCAAGGAGCATGA